The Planococcus versutus genome contains a region encoding:
- the aspS gene encoding aspartate--tRNA ligase, whose product MSRTHYCGEVNELVIGQRVTLKGWVQKRRDLGGLIFVDVRDRSGIVQVVFNPEISTAAAAIGETLRNEFVIHIDGLVVERAHGQINATMKTGKIEVQVDHAAIINAAKNPPFAIEDNMEVSEDLRLKYRYLDLRRPSMYETFKMRSDVTKSIRRFLDEEGFIEVETPILTKSTPEGARDYLVPSRVHDGEFYALPQSPQLFKQMLMVSGFDKYYQIARCFRDEDLRADRQPEFTQIDIEMSFQTMEGIIDLNERLMGQMMKDVKKIDIEPTFQRMSYTEAIDRYGSDKPDVRFGLELVNVSDLVEDSAFKVFTGAIENGGQVKMINVKGQAANYSRKDIDALGAFAAVYGAKGLAWLKVEEEGIKGPIAKFFEGEVATALTKRAQAEEGDLLLFVADKKTVVADALGALRLKFGKELGLIDNSVYKFLWITDWPLLEYDEKDGRYYAAHHPFTMPFEEDLEKLTTEPQNVRAQAYDLVLNGYELGGGSSRIYRREIQEKMFEVLGFSKEEANQQFGFLMEAFEYGTPPHGGIAFGLDRLVMLLAGRTNLRDTIAFPKTASASDLLTAAPSPVSSSQLEELSLSLNIQNNKKVSE is encoded by the coding sequence ATGTCAAGAACGCATTATTGTGGGGAAGTTAATGAACTGGTTATTGGACAACGTGTTACATTAAAAGGATGGGTGCAAAAACGTCGTGACTTAGGCGGATTAATCTTTGTTGATGTTCGTGACCGTTCTGGAATTGTTCAAGTTGTGTTTAATCCTGAAATTTCAACAGCCGCCGCTGCTATTGGCGAAACGCTTCGCAATGAATTTGTGATTCATATCGATGGATTGGTTGTCGAACGAGCACATGGCCAAATCAACGCAACGATGAAAACCGGTAAAATTGAAGTGCAAGTTGATCACGCTGCAATCATTAATGCTGCCAAAAACCCACCTTTCGCAATCGAAGACAATATGGAAGTCAGTGAAGATTTACGATTGAAATACCGTTATCTAGACTTGCGTCGTCCATCGATGTACGAAACGTTCAAAATGCGTTCAGATGTTACCAAATCAATCCGCCGCTTCTTAGACGAAGAAGGGTTTATTGAAGTAGAAACACCAATTCTGACAAAGTCGACTCCTGAAGGCGCACGTGATTATTTAGTGCCAAGTCGTGTTCACGATGGTGAATTTTATGCATTACCTCAATCTCCTCAATTGTTTAAACAAATGTTGATGGTTTCTGGATTTGATAAATATTACCAGATTGCACGTTGTTTCCGCGACGAGGATCTTCGTGCAGACCGTCAGCCAGAGTTTACGCAAATTGATATAGAAATGAGCTTTCAAACGATGGAAGGTATTATCGATTTGAACGAACGATTAATGGGTCAAATGATGAAAGATGTGAAAAAAATCGATATCGAACCTACTTTTCAGCGTATGAGTTATACAGAAGCGATAGATCGTTATGGCTCAGATAAACCAGATGTTCGCTTTGGTTTGGAACTGGTGAACGTTTCAGATCTAGTAGAAGATTCAGCATTTAAAGTGTTTACTGGCGCAATCGAAAACGGTGGTCAAGTAAAAATGATCAATGTTAAGGGTCAAGCTGCTAATTATTCACGCAAAGATATTGATGCACTAGGCGCATTTGCCGCGGTTTATGGAGCAAAAGGACTTGCATGGCTGAAAGTTGAAGAAGAAGGCATAAAAGGCCCGATTGCTAAATTTTTTGAAGGCGAAGTAGCAACAGCTTTAACAAAACGAGCTCAAGCAGAAGAGGGCGACTTGTTATTGTTTGTGGCAGACAAAAAAACGGTAGTAGCAGACGCACTAGGCGCACTGCGGTTGAAGTTTGGAAAAGAGCTTGGCTTGATTGACAACTCGGTTTATAAATTCCTGTGGATTACAGACTGGCCACTACTCGAGTATGATGAAAAAGATGGTCGTTACTATGCAGCTCACCATCCATTTACAATGCCGTTTGAAGAAGATTTAGAAAAACTTACTACCGAGCCACAAAACGTTCGTGCACAAGCATATGACTTGGTATTAAATGGTTACGAGCTTGGTGGAGGGTCTTCTCGTATTTATCGTCGTGAAATTCAAGAGAAAATGTTCGAAGTTCTCGGCTTTAGTAAAGAAGAAGCGAACCAACAATTTGGGTTCTTAATGGAAGCATTTGAGTACGGAACCCCTCCTCATGGAGGCATCGCGTTTGGTTTAGACCGTCTTGTCATGTTACTTGCAGGTCGTACGAATTTACGTGATACCATCGCTTTTCCGAAAACGGCTAGTGCAAGTGACTTATTAACAGCTGCGCCAAGTCCTGTTTCTAGTTCACAACTTGAGGAATTGAGCCTATCGTTGAACATTCAGAATAATAAAAAAGTATCAGAGTAA
- the cymR gene encoding cysteine metabolism transcriptional regulator CymR has protein sequence MKISTKGRYGLTIMIDLGKHYGEGPLPLRKIATENDLSEAYLEQLVGPLRNSGLVKSVRGAYGGYMLTRHPKEISAGDVIRVLEGPIQPVEGIEDEKQPQRELWVRIRDAVKNVLDTTTIEDLANAENGETENYMYYI, from the coding sequence ATGAAAATATCAACTAAAGGCCGTTACGGGCTGACAATTATGATCGATCTTGGAAAACATTACGGAGAAGGCCCGTTGCCATTGCGCAAAATCGCAACAGAAAATGATCTTTCTGAAGCGTATTTAGAACAACTTGTTGGTCCATTGCGTAATTCAGGACTGGTGAAAAGTGTTCGCGGTGCATATGGTGGCTATATGTTAACGCGTCATCCAAAAGAAATTTCAGCAGGAGACGTAATTCGTGTATTAGAAGGCCCAATACAACCTGTAGAAGGCATCGAAGACGAAAAACAACCCCAGCGTGAGCTTTGGGTGCGCATTCGTGATGCAGTAAAAAATGTATTGGATACTACAACCATCGAAGATTTGGCAAATGCCGAAAATGGCGAAACTGAAAACTATATGTATTATATATAA
- the hisS gene encoding histidine--tRNA ligase → MNIQAPRGTYDVLPDQSAKWQEVEQKINNLCRLYQYKEIRTPIFEHTELFQRGVGDTTDIVQKEMYTFQDRGNRSLTLRPEGTASVVRSYVENKLFGMPDQPVKLFYTGPMFRYERPQAGRTRQFVQFGVEAIGSKDPAIDAEVISLAMEVYRSVGLKQLRLVINSLGDTESRVAHKKALIHHFQPSINEFCSDCQIRLEKNPLRILDCKVDRDHPLMATAPSLADYLNTESQAYFDKVQAYLSSMDIEFVVDPNLVRGLDYYNHTAFEIMSDAEGFGAITTLAGGGRYNGLVEDLGGPESPGIGFAMSIERLLLALEMEKIEIGQSNNLEVYVVAMDEKTKKKAFSVVRDLRMNGISADMDFTDRKVKAQMKSADRKGAGFVIVIGETELESGKIALKEMATGEQQEVAFEEIATAILKKKSLGNRHVKNALLWGS, encoded by the coding sequence ATGAACATTCAAGCGCCACGTGGCACATACGATGTGCTGCCAGACCAATCCGCCAAATGGCAAGAAGTCGAACAAAAAATAAACAACTTATGTCGACTTTACCAATACAAAGAAATCCGTACTCCTATTTTCGAACACACAGAATTATTCCAACGTGGTGTCGGTGACACGACAGATATTGTTCAAAAAGAAATGTATACATTCCAAGATCGTGGCAACCGTTCATTAACGTTGCGCCCCGAAGGCACGGCTTCAGTCGTTCGTTCTTATGTAGAAAATAAATTATTTGGTATGCCGGATCAGCCCGTAAAACTATTCTATACAGGCCCTATGTTCCGCTACGAGCGTCCACAAGCTGGTCGCACACGTCAGTTTGTGCAATTTGGTGTGGAAGCAATTGGTTCAAAAGATCCAGCAATTGATGCAGAAGTGATTTCACTCGCAATGGAAGTTTATCGTTCAGTTGGTCTCAAACAATTGCGTTTAGTCATCAACTCACTCGGTGATACAGAAAGTCGAGTAGCTCACAAAAAAGCTTTGATCCATCATTTTCAACCAAGTATTAATGAATTCTGTAGCGATTGCCAGATACGCTTAGAAAAAAACCCTTTACGTATTCTAGATTGCAAAGTAGATCGTGACCACCCGTTGATGGCAACTGCTCCTTCACTAGCAGACTATTTAAACACAGAATCACAAGCTTATTTTGATAAAGTGCAAGCTTATCTTTCGAGCATGGACATTGAATTTGTTGTCGATCCGAATTTAGTGCGCGGACTTGATTATTATAACCACACTGCTTTTGAAATTATGAGCGACGCTGAAGGTTTTGGCGCAATCACTACGTTAGCTGGTGGAGGGCGTTATAACGGTCTTGTTGAAGACCTTGGTGGACCTGAATCACCAGGAATTGGTTTTGCAATGAGTATCGAGCGGTTGTTATTAGCGCTTGAAATGGAAAAAATCGAAATTGGCCAATCAAACAATTTGGAAGTATATGTTGTGGCAATGGACGAAAAGACAAAGAAAAAGGCCTTTTCAGTCGTTCGCGATTTGCGCATGAACGGCATCTCTGCGGATATGGATTTTACGGATCGTAAAGTAAAAGCACAAATGAAATCGGCTGATCGTAAGGGAGCTGGTTTTGTTATTGTTATTGGCGAAACAGAACTGGAAAGCGGCAAAATCGCATTAAAAGAAATGGCGACGGGCGAACAGCAAGAAGTGGCATTCGAAGAAATCGCTACAGCCATATTGAAAAAGAAATCACTGGGGAATAGACATGTCAAGAACGCATTATTGTGGGGAAGTTAA
- a CDS encoding tRNA threonylcarbamoyladenosine dehydratase has translation MLHQFSRNELAVGKEGIDLLKNATVAILGVGGVGSFAAEACARSGVGTIILVDKDNVDITNINRQLVANLSTVGQSKTAVMKDRIADINADCNVISLHMFYTEETCVEFFSYNPDYVIDASDTMIYKVHLMEECYRRDIKIIASMGAANKTDPTRFKIADFSETHTDPLAKIIRKKLRKNGIYKGIPVIFSDESPIVVREDVVDTVGKPDAAIRKAQMPPSSNAFTPSTVGLIAASWVVNDITKSIPMTRVRMN, from the coding sequence ATGTTGCATCAATTTTCAAGAAATGAATTAGCGGTAGGAAAAGAAGGCATTGATTTACTAAAAAATGCAACGGTCGCCATACTTGGTGTAGGTGGTGTTGGCTCATTTGCTGCAGAAGCTTGTGCACGCAGCGGTGTGGGGACAATTATTCTTGTAGACAAAGATAATGTGGACATTACGAATATTAATCGTCAACTTGTTGCAAATCTATCGACTGTGGGACAGTCAAAAACGGCCGTGATGAAAGACCGTATCGCTGACATTAATGCAGATTGTAACGTGATTTCGTTGCATATGTTTTATACAGAAGAAACTTGCGTTGAGTTTTTTAGCTACAATCCTGATTATGTCATCGATGCCTCCGACACGATGATTTACAAAGTTCATTTGATGGAAGAATGTTACCGTCGTGATATAAAAATCATTGCGAGTATGGGAGCGGCTAATAAAACCGATCCGACGCGCTTTAAAATAGCGGATTTTTCTGAAACACATACAGATCCGTTAGCAAAAATTATTCGTAAAAAATTGCGCAAAAATGGAATTTACAAAGGCATTCCAGTAATTTTTTCAGATGAAAGTCCAATCGTTGTGCGTGAAGACGTGGTCGACACAGTTGGAAAGCCAGATGCTGCAATCCGAAAAGCACAAATGCCACCATCGTCCAATGCATTTACTCCGTCAACTGTCGGGTTGATTGCTGCGAGTTGGGTAGTGAATGACATCACGAAATCAATTCCCATGACGCGTGTCCGCATGAATTAA
- a CDS encoding tetratricopeptide repeat protein translates to MNYNEIGIQALQEGNTEKAVEAFTQAIEQQPENPLGYINFGHVLTSMDEIDRAERFFQKAITLDETSATAFYGLANLYFNAERYSEALKLYEKALQYEIEGADAHFMIGKCFEKLDQPKLALPYLQRAVELDANDVQARLSYGITLASMELFELAEPQFLQVIKQQQNHSDAHYNLGVLYAVSTNRTEDAMYHLKQAYTLDEHNEMARYAYDMIATTLQ, encoded by the coding sequence ATGAATTATAACGAAATCGGTATACAAGCCTTGCAAGAAGGCAATACAGAAAAAGCAGTCGAAGCTTTTACACAAGCAATCGAACAACAACCAGAAAATCCGCTAGGCTATATCAATTTTGGGCATGTCTTAACGTCGATGGACGAAATTGACCGTGCGGAACGATTTTTCCAAAAAGCCATTACACTGGATGAAACGTCCGCAACTGCCTTTTACGGTTTGGCTAATTTGTACTTTAATGCAGAGCGCTATTCTGAAGCATTAAAGCTTTATGAAAAAGCATTGCAATACGAAATTGAAGGTGCAGACGCTCACTTCATGATCGGCAAATGCTTCGAGAAACTAGATCAACCAAAATTAGCGTTACCTTATCTTCAACGCGCAGTGGAGTTAGATGCAAACGATGTTCAAGCTCGTTTAAGCTACGGCATCACTTTGGCATCTATGGAATTGTTTGAACTCGCAGAACCTCAATTTCTTCAAGTCATCAAACAGCAACAAAATCATTCAGACGCACATTATAATTTAGGCGTCCTTTATGCGGTTTCGACAAATCGTACAGAAGATGCTATGTATCATTTGAAACAAGCGTATACGTTAGACGAGCACAACGAAATGGCGCGCTATGCATACGATATGATTGCAACAACATTACAATAG
- a CDS encoding cysteine desulfurase family protein encodes MNRIYLDHAATSPMHPEVVATFSEALGAVYGNPSSIHGTGRAARKALDHARKTLATSIHADDNELIFTSGGTEADNLAVFGTAGKKDGKHIITTVIEHHAVLHACEKLERDGYDVTYLPVGENGCVRAEDVKNALRDDTILVSVMMGNNEVGSIQPIAEIGELLKGTNVTFHTDAVQAFGVLPMDVDNLHVDLLSVSAHKLNGPKGIGFLYQRKGTDIAPLLYGGEQERKRRAGTENVPAISAFAKAVEISTTTMQEKTTVYKQYKTIFKTVLTKCGVDYKENGSNSMPHILNLSIPGIEIESFLINLDLAGISASSGSACTAGSIDPSHVLVAMYGEHAAESRNSIRFSFGLGLTPEDIEQAAEKTAQISQRLALK; translated from the coding sequence ATGAATCGAATTTATTTAGACCATGCGGCAACTTCGCCTATGCATCCTGAAGTGGTAGCAACTTTTTCTGAGGCACTTGGAGCGGTTTATGGCAATCCATCAAGTATTCATGGGACAGGAAGAGCAGCACGAAAAGCATTAGACCATGCACGCAAAACACTCGCGACAAGCATTCACGCAGATGACAACGAGCTTATTTTCACCAGCGGTGGAACAGAAGCGGATAATTTAGCGGTTTTCGGAACAGCGGGTAAAAAAGATGGCAAACACATTATCACAACGGTCATTGAACATCATGCGGTGTTGCATGCCTGTGAAAAACTAGAACGTGATGGGTATGACGTCACTTATTTGCCTGTTGGGGAAAATGGCTGTGTGCGAGCAGAAGACGTGAAAAATGCACTGCGTGACGATACAATTCTAGTATCGGTGATGATGGGTAATAACGAAGTTGGCTCAATTCAACCCATTGCTGAAATCGGTGAACTATTAAAAGGAACAAATGTTACATTTCACACCGATGCTGTTCAAGCATTCGGTGTCTTGCCAATGGATGTGGACAATTTACATGTTGATTTATTGTCCGTGTCTGCACATAAGTTAAACGGTCCTAAAGGAATAGGTTTTTTATACCAGCGCAAAGGAACAGACATAGCGCCGCTTCTTTACGGTGGCGAACAAGAACGAAAACGTCGTGCAGGAACTGAAAACGTACCGGCGATTTCAGCATTTGCGAAAGCGGTAGAAATTTCAACGACTACGATGCAAGAAAAAACTACAGTTTATAAGCAATACAAAACCATTTTCAAAACGGTTTTAACTAAGTGTGGCGTTGACTACAAAGAAAACGGTAGCAATTCCATGCCGCATATTTTAAATCTCAGCATACCAGGCATTGAAATCGAATCGTTTTTGATTAATTTGGATTTAGCGGGGATTTCAGCTTCAAGTGGTTCAGCTTGTACAGCGGGTTCTATTGACCCTTCTCATGTACTTGTTGCAATGTACGGAGAACATGCTGCTGAAAGTCGTAATTCCATTCGTTTCAGTTTCGGTCTTGGGTTAACGCCTGAAGATATTGAACAAGCTGCCGAAAAGACAGCGCAAATCAGCCAGCGTTTGGCATTAAAATGA
- a CDS encoding replication-associated recombination protein A, translating to MHNEPLAFRMRPRTIDEVVGQKDVIGPHTALYKMIKNGHVPSMLLYGEPGIGKTSIAHAIAGTSNLPFIALNATTSGKKDVEEVVTESRMTGKVLLFLDEIHRFNKLQQDALLPHVESGSIVLIGATTENPFHDVNPAIRSRCGEIKQLKRLSHEDIVQLINSALTEPKRGLGNEQIEISEKQVERIAEGTNGDARKALTMLESIVIASDEIDGKYIVEDQMVEQMIKRVGVFGDKKGSHFFNLLSALQKSVRGSDVNAAMYYLAHLLENGDLTAVTRRLLVMAYEDIGLANPAVGGHVLAACQAADRLGLPEARIPLAQAVAEMCLSEKSNSAYKAIDAATSAIHKGEVGDIPMHLRDTHYAGSAELGHSGYQYPHDTPVGSFGGWADQDYLPKEVQKAEFYKPVIAGEEKKFAGIYEKLKSFRKTKK from the coding sequence ATGCATAACGAACCTTTAGCTTTTCGTATGCGTCCACGAACGATTGATGAAGTTGTTGGACAAAAAGATGTCATCGGACCGCATACTGCTTTATATAAAATGATCAAAAACGGCCATGTTCCGTCAATGTTGTTGTACGGCGAACCTGGTATTGGCAAAACTTCTATTGCTCACGCTATCGCGGGCACGTCAAATTTACCATTTATCGCATTGAATGCTACGACTTCCGGCAAGAAAGATGTCGAAGAAGTTGTCACGGAATCGCGGATGACTGGGAAAGTGTTACTGTTCTTAGATGAAATCCATCGCTTTAATAAATTGCAACAAGATGCTTTGTTGCCACATGTTGAAAGTGGATCTATTGTCTTAATAGGTGCAACAACAGAAAATCCTTTTCACGATGTAAACCCAGCTATCCGCTCACGTTGCGGTGAAATCAAACAATTAAAAAGGTTGTCACACGAAGACATCGTCCAACTAATAAACAGTGCTTTGACAGAACCAAAGCGTGGACTTGGAAATGAACAAATCGAGATTTCTGAAAAACAAGTCGAACGAATTGCAGAAGGTACAAACGGTGATGCCAGAAAAGCATTGACGATGCTAGAATCAATCGTTATTGCTTCTGACGAAATCGACGGCAAATACATAGTAGAAGATCAAATGGTGGAACAAATGATCAAACGTGTGGGTGTATTTGGTGATAAAAAAGGATCACATTTTTTTAATCTACTTTCTGCTTTACAAAAATCAGTGCGAGGCAGTGATGTAAATGCTGCTATGTATTATTTGGCGCATTTATTGGAAAATGGAGATTTAACAGCAGTCACTCGCCGATTGCTTGTGATGGCTTACGAAGACATTGGGCTAGCAAACCCAGCTGTCGGTGGTCATGTTTTAGCAGCTTGCCAAGCAGCTGATCGCCTTGGGTTACCCGAAGCGCGCATTCCCCTTGCTCAAGCAGTTGCTGAAATGTGTTTGTCTGAAAAATCCAACTCTGCCTATAAAGCGATTGATGCCGCAACAAGCGCAATCCATAAAGGCGAAGTAGGTGATATTCCAATGCATTTACGGGATACCCATTACGCCGGTAGCGCTGAACTTGGCCACAGTGGTTATCAATATCCACACGATACCCCCGTTGGCTCGTTTGGTGGATGGGCTGATCAAGATTATTTGCCAAAAGAAGTACAAAAAGCTGAGTTTTACAAACCCGTTATTGCCGGTGAAGAAAAAAAGTTTGCGGGTATTTACGAAAAACTAAAAAGCTTCCGCAAAACCAAAAAATAA
- the mnmA gene encoding tRNA 2-thiouridine(34) synthase MnmA, with protein sequence MTKAPQDTRVVVGMSGGVDSSVAAHLLKEQGYEVIGIFMKNWDDTDANGVCTATEDYEDVIRVCNQIGIPYYAVNFEKQYWDKVFTYFLEEYKAGRTPNPDVMCNKEIKFKAFLEHALSLGADYLATGHYAQVEHAENGETKMLRGKDNNKDQTYFLNQLDQHQLSKVMFPIGHMEKKKVREIALEAGLATATKKDSTGICFIGERNFKEFLGQYLPAQPGQMETLEGVKMGSHDGLMYYTIGQRQGLGIGGAGDPWFVIGKDLDRNVLFVGQNIHHDALFSDSLTAVNLSFTSNTPPSGILECTAKFRYRQQDVGVTVEFNGKEAVVTFAEPVRAITPGQAVVFYDGEECLGGGTIDHVFKNGARLEYVG encoded by the coding sequence ATGACAAAAGCACCACAAGATACACGAGTCGTAGTTGGGATGTCCGGTGGAGTTGACTCTTCAGTTGCTGCTCATTTACTGAAAGAGCAAGGCTATGAAGTGATTGGCATCTTCATGAAAAATTGGGATGATACGGATGCTAATGGCGTATGTACAGCAACAGAAGATTACGAAGATGTTATTCGTGTTTGTAACCAAATTGGTATTCCTTACTACGCAGTTAATTTTGAAAAGCAATACTGGGACAAAGTTTTCACATATTTCTTAGAAGAATACAAAGCAGGTCGTACGCCAAATCCAGATGTCATGTGCAACAAAGAAATTAAATTCAAGGCCTTTTTAGAGCATGCTTTAAGTTTAGGGGCAGACTATTTAGCAACAGGACATTATGCACAAGTTGAGCACGCAGAAAATGGCGAAACAAAAATGCTGCGTGGAAAAGACAACAACAAAGACCAAACGTACTTTTTAAATCAACTAGACCAACATCAATTATCGAAAGTAATGTTCCCAATTGGCCATATGGAGAAAAAGAAAGTTCGTGAAATCGCACTAGAAGCTGGACTTGCAACAGCTACAAAAAAAGATTCTACCGGTATTTGTTTTATCGGCGAACGTAATTTCAAAGAATTTTTAGGTCAATATTTGCCGGCACAGCCCGGTCAAATGGAAACACTAGAAGGCGTCAAAATGGGCTCACATGATGGATTAATGTATTACACAATTGGTCAACGTCAAGGACTGGGTATTGGTGGCGCAGGTGACCCATGGTTTGTCATTGGTAAAGACTTGGATCGTAATGTTTTATTCGTTGGGCAAAATATTCATCATGATGCTCTTTTCTCAGATAGCTTAACTGCTGTAAACTTAAGTTTTACATCTAACACACCACCAAGTGGTATTTTGGAATGTACAGCTAAATTCCGGTATCGTCAGCAAGATGTCGGTGTTACGGTAGAATTTAACGGAAAAGAAGCCGTCGTCACGTTTGCAGAACCGGTACGTGCAATTACACCTGGTCAAGCAGTAGTCTTTTATGACGGCGAAGAATGTTTAGGTGGCGGAACCATCGATCACGTTTTCAAAAACGGAGCACGATTGGAATATGTAGGGTAA